One region of Streptomyces sp. CG4 genomic DNA includes:
- a CDS encoding NUDIX hydrolase — MPYDPSAFPPFAVTVDLVVLTVRRHALCALAIRRGEPPFQGRWALPGGFVRDDEDLTQAAARELAEETGLCTHDPSAPAQDNGAHLEQLATYGDPKRDPRMRVVSVAHLALAPDLPAPRAGGDASNARWAPVEELLQQGGYGRDGEPVAPLAFDHAQILADGVERARSKIEYSSLATAFCPSEFTVGELRRVYEAVWGVALDPRNFHRKVTGTPGFLVPTGGTTTRQGGRPAQLFRAGGATLLNPPMLRPEV, encoded by the coding sequence ATGCCCTACGACCCGTCAGCCTTTCCGCCCTTCGCCGTCACCGTGGACCTGGTCGTGCTGACCGTGCGCCGCCATGCCCTGTGCGCGCTGGCGATCCGCAGGGGCGAGCCCCCGTTCCAAGGGCGCTGGGCGCTGCCCGGCGGTTTCGTACGGGACGACGAGGACCTCACTCAGGCGGCGGCGCGCGAGCTGGCCGAGGAGACCGGGCTGTGCACACACGACCCCTCGGCCCCCGCCCAGGACAACGGCGCCCATCTCGAACAGCTCGCCACCTACGGAGACCCCAAGCGGGACCCGCGCATGCGCGTCGTGAGCGTCGCACACCTCGCGCTCGCGCCCGACCTGCCCGCCCCGCGCGCGGGAGGCGATGCCAGCAACGCGCGCTGGGCGCCGGTCGAGGAACTGCTCCAGCAGGGCGGTTACGGCCGCGACGGCGAGCCCGTGGCGCCGCTCGCCTTCGACCACGCCCAGATCCTCGCCGACGGCGTGGAGCGGGCCCGATCGAAGATCGAGTACTCGTCGCTCGCCACCGCGTTCTGCCCGAGCGAGTTCACCGTCGGCGAGCTGCGCCGGGTGTACGAGGCGGTGTGGGGAGTGGCCCTCGACCCGCGGAACTTCCACCGCAAGGTCACCGGGACCCCCGGATTCCTCGTGCCCACCGGAGGGACGACCACGCGCCAGGGCGGCCGGCCGGCGCAGCTTTTCCGGGCCGGCGGTGCCACTCTGCTCAACCCCCCGATGCTGCGCCCCGAGGTCTGA